TATTAAGTGTTAATCAAAATTAATCAATTACAAGGGCCGCTGAATTGAAAGGCATCGAAACAATCAAAATAGGCACCTATTCATTAATTCTATATATAACATCCCCTTCTACCGAACCGTTTCAGTCCACCGCTTCAAacaatatttatataccctattaaaaaaatTCACTGAACCGTTCCAAATATTTATATGTAATTCCAGTCTGCTGCGTCTAATTCAAATAATGTACTCTATTAAATACACATCCGATCTGTTTTCGCAACTGTCAACTTCATGATCAACATCCCCACAGGAAGTCCGACATCGAGTTGTTGGAAATGGTTTCAGTGATCAAGAAGTTTCCGATGAAAACGATTTTTTGGATGATTTCTTTGACGAGGAGATCCAAGAAGTTTCCTTATCAACAAACCATTTATTATATCCATATCCCTTTCTTCCAGTTCAAGCGCCATTCCCGTTCTTAATCACATCATCATTTTTTGTTAACCAATAACCGCCTCAAGAATAAATAATCTAAAACAAAACAGATTGCAAATAACAAAAAATCTCATGTTATAATAACACAATATGTATTGCAAACTATAGTATATATTCTTCAAGATGGAGAAACACATGCTCAAGATTTTATACAATGCCAGGGATAATAATTAAATGTGAATTATCAGCATTGACGCGCATGGTGTGTTGTTCATGATCTACTGAGGGGATTTGGGGGGTATGAAAGAATTTGGGGGAGACGGAGGCGGTGGTATCGGTTCGTAAGTTGTATCATTTTATTTTATGTGCTAATAATTAATTTAAGGTGGCATACATTTTATAACAATTTAGATTGTGATGAGGATGCGGGAGATATTGCAGATTTTTAAGTATTAATTTGATTTGAAGTTGTGAATCGATGTGtttatttaattttagttaaTTGGAATGTGTTAATTTAGAATGTCTGCGGCTTTATTAGGACACGGTAAGTTTTTGAGCGATATCTCAAGTAATATCGGTTTCGGTTTAGTTTGGTTTGTTATGTTATTGGTACCATATCGACATTTTAACCATTATTCTTATATGGcgattttttaatttataatttttcAATATTTTATTGTGCATGTTACGTCTTTGTTTTTTGGAAATTTTCTTTCATTTGTTTTTTATGAGTACAGGTAGCgtataaataacataataaaCCGAACCATACTAACTGATTCATAATTATTTACTGATTTATCTATTAAATAAGCATACATTActgttaaattttatttattaagtagaatatatatatatatatatatataatgaaaatCTTTTAGATCTGACATATTAACTCAATATTGATAATAAACATGCTAAAGATTTTTGTTACCAAcatcccgctgcaacgcgcggggtAACGTTAACTCGTTATGATGAAAATTTAATCAATAGTTGTATTAACATACCTAATGCTAATAGACTAGTGGAGAATTGGTGGTCAAGATTATTTAGAAAATTGCAAACCTTACCGATAACATAAGCAATATCGGGATATGTCATAATGAGATAATGAAGTGCACGAGTAGTGTTGTAGTATATCAAAGGACCATTCATAAGCACACCGGTAAAAAACATGAAAACTACAGTATGAGAGACATGAGAGTAGACATTGATCACCACTAGATAAGATAAGTACACTATAAGAGATCTCATAAATAGCGTCAATTGATAGATAAAGAATACTACATGATTGTGGTAATGTGGTGCCAATGTAGTTGAATGCAAAATGATAATGTAAGTTCCCTATCAGATTTGTCACAAATGATCATGCTAATGATAATGTCGTTAAATAGACATGAACATAGACAAGCTTTAGACAtgcattacaaaaaaaaaaaaaaaaaaaaaaaaaaaaaaaaaaaaaaaaaaaaaggcaaaCATGTTTATGGCTGAAGATAAATTGGGAAACAAGTTGTAAGTGCATGTCTATGGATCTTCTCACATGGGTGAGTTCGACATTACCCTATACATATGGATCAACTTGGTGAGTTATACACGACTTGCAACTTTAAAATTCGTCAAGTAGATGATTTTGACTTACATAGTTAAACATTTGATTTATTAAACAACTAAAGATGATGGACACACGATCTATCTTTTTACATATTCATGTACACATGTTATGCTAGACATAcgaattatattttataatataaGTACATAAAAATGTAAAAATTAGTCATAATATAAGTTATAAGATAAGTGTGAAAGCTGAAGTAGAGTGGTCAACCGGTAATAACTCTAAGAGTATTCACAATCCGTCCCACAAATTCCGTGAGTaactttttatattataaaaggTGATTGTATGTGGTTGGAAGTAGTTGTGAGTAGAGAAGAGTGAAAATGTTACTGTCGTGGAAGTAGTTGTGAGTAGAGAAGAGGGAAATGTTACTGTTAATTTTTAAATTTGCCtctataatttttaatatatttttaagttgtTGTGTGTAGAGGAGAGataaaagataatgataaaaatataaaataatattatttaaatGAAAGAGAAAACGTAGGTGTTTTTAGTGAAATTATATGTTAAAAATGATAGAAGAAATGTGAATGGTATTAAAAGTTACGTTgctttaaaaattttaaaagaaTCACAAGAAAAGAAAATATATATGTCCCAAAATATATAAACTTAGCCGTTAAGAGATAAGATTTCAATACATTATTATTCCCCAAGAAAATCCCTAGAAAAATCTCCCAAAATCGAACCCATTCTAGAACAATCCCACCGATTATTATTCACTTTTACACTTGTGAGGCTACCAATCCTCCATATCACCCTCACCAAAACCCCCTCAATTATAAAATTCCATAAATCCCTCCACCTTTACTCACTCTTATCCCAACAAAAACCCTCAAGCAAAAGCAAAACCCTAAAACAATGGCAAAAAAATCGATGGAAGTCGTAAAGGGCATAGATCTCGCAAGATACATGGGCAGATGGTACGAAATAGCTTCATTCCCATCAAGATTTCAGCCCAAAAACGGGATAAACACGAGGGCAACGTACACACTGAGAGATGATGGCACTGTAAATGTGTTGAATGAGACTTGgagtgatggcaagagagggtcTATTGAAGGGACTGCTTATAAAGCTGACCCCAACAGTGATGAAGCTAAGTTGAAAGTCAAGTTTTATGTGCCCCCGTTTTTGCCTATTATCCCAGTTACTGGTGATTACTGGGTGTTGTATCTTGATGATGAGTATCGGTATGCTCTGATTGGTCAGCCCTCCAGGAGTTATTTATGGGTATGTTGTAGCTTATGTTTGGTTTGGCTTGGTTGGTCCGGTCCGGTTTTCAAAACATTGATTTGCTTAATAATATGTTTGTGTTGTGTTTTTGTAGATATTGTGCAGGGAGAATCATCTTGATGAGGAGGTATATAATATGTTGGTTGAGAAGGCGAAGGGAGAAGGGTATGATGTGACGAAATTGAAGAAGACGACTCACACGAACCCGCCGCCTGAGGCAGAAGATGCTCCGGCGGATACTAAAGGGTTTTGGTGGTTGAAATCGATTTTCGGCAAGTAGACAGTTGAATGAGAGGATTATGAATTATATAGGTAACTTAGTTTGGGTAAGTTTTGTTTATATTGTGATGAAAATGTTGGTTTGAGAATAAATTTGTGTGTTTGATTATGTTGGTTTGTGTGTCTTTAAGTATATAGAAAGTtgtaatttgaatattattttatTCTAACAAGTGCATCTAGGGTTTCTTTTTGTGAtggtttaaattatttattagttGGATTTGGAGGTTTATACTCTTATTCCAATCCAATATTTGTAACTAGAATTAGGGTGGAGCAGGATTC
The Helianthus annuus cultivar XRQ/B chromosome 6, HanXRQr2.0-SUNRISE, whole genome shotgun sequence genome window above contains:
- the LOC110865758 gene encoding temperature-induced lipocalin-1 gives rise to the protein MAKKSMEVVKGIDLARYMGRWYEIASFPSRFQPKNGINTRATYTLRDDGTVNVLNETWSDGKRGSIEGTAYKADPNSDEAKLKVKFYVPPFLPIIPVTGDYWVLYLDDEYRYALIGQPSRSYLWILCRENHLDEEVYNMLVEKAKGEGYDVTKLKKTTHTNPPPEAEDAPADTKGFWWLKSIFGK